The Arthrobacter russicus genome has a segment encoding these proteins:
- a CDS encoding aspartate carbamoyltransferase catalytic subunit, whose amino-acid sequence MRHLLSTHDLSRGAAIQILDTAEEMAAVTEREVKKLPALRGRTVVNLFFEDSTRTRISFEAAAKRLSADVINFAAKGSSVSKGESLKDTAQTLEAMSADAVVIRHGSSGAPQRLADSGWIDAAVINAGDGTHEHPTQALLDAFTMRRHWSALRGIGSTGSDIAGLRIAIAGDVLHSRVARSNVWLLHTLGAEVTLVAPPTLLPLGVETWPCRVSYHLDETLEAGVDAVMMLRVQGERMHAAFFPSEREYSRRWGFDDARLARLDALGLKDTIIMHPGPMNRGLEISSAAADSPRSTVLEQVRNGVSVRMAALYLLLSGGLGDHPPADSGRTQDNSNRREADS is encoded by the coding sequence ATGAGGCACCTGCTCTCCACCCATGACCTGAGCCGCGGCGCGGCAATCCAGATCCTGGACACCGCGGAGGAAATGGCGGCGGTGACCGAACGCGAGGTCAAAAAACTCCCGGCATTGCGCGGCCGTACCGTGGTCAACCTCTTTTTCGAAGACTCCACCCGGACCCGGATTTCCTTCGAGGCGGCGGCGAAGCGGCTCAGCGCAGACGTGATCAATTTCGCCGCGAAAGGCTCCTCGGTTTCCAAAGGCGAATCACTCAAAGACACGGCCCAGACCCTGGAAGCGATGAGTGCGGATGCCGTGGTGATCCGGCACGGTTCCTCGGGCGCCCCGCAGCGATTGGCCGACTCCGGCTGGATCGACGCTGCGGTGATCAACGCCGGCGACGGCACCCACGAACATCCCACCCAAGCATTGCTGGACGCGTTCACGATGCGCCGCCACTGGTCGGCACTGCGCGGGATCGGTTCGACCGGCAGCGATATCGCCGGGTTGCGGATCGCGATCGCCGGCGACGTGCTGCATTCCCGGGTGGCGCGGTCCAACGTCTGGCTGCTGCACACCCTGGGCGCCGAGGTGACGCTGGTGGCTCCGCCGACGCTGCTGCCGCTGGGTGTGGAAACCTGGCCTTGCCGGGTCAGTTACCACCTGGACGAAACCCTGGAAGCCGGCGTCGACGCGGTCATGATGCTGCGCGTGCAGGGCGAACGGATGCACGCTGCTTTCTTCCCCTCGGAACGCGAGTACTCCAGGCGCTGGGGGTTCGACGATGCCCGGCTGGCACGGCTCGACGCGCTGGGCCTCAAGGACACCATCATCATGCATCCTGGTCCGATGAACCGTGGCCTGGAGATCTCCTCGGCTGCCGCCGATTCGCCCCGGTCGACCGTGCTCGAACAAGTGCGAAACGGCGTTTCGGTCCGGATGGCGGCGCTGTACCTGCTGCTCAGCGGCGGGCTCGGCGACCATCCTCCGGCCGATTCCGGCCGGACCCAGGACAACAGCAACCGGCGGGAGGCCGATTCATGA
- the carA gene encoding glutamine-hydrolyzing carbamoyl-phosphate synthase small subunit, translating to MTNSPVDLDPVNQPKAVLVLEDGTLFHGQPYGAIGTALGEAVFATGMTGYQETITDPSYARQLVVQTAPHIGNTGVNDEDAESRKIWVSGYIVRDAARRPSNWRAQRSLDEELIAQGIIGIQGVDTRAVTRHLRERGAMRAAIFSGAAAERPVDELLAQVRASAPMEGAKLAEEVSVHEAYVVEPAEHGWTGPVKHTVAALDLGIKAMTPQRFAERGVRVHVLPASATLADIRAVAPDGVFMSNGPGDPATADDQVRVLREVLDAKLPFFGICFGNQILGRALGFGTYKLRYGHRGINQPVLDRATGKVEITSQNHGFAVDAPKERISDAPEARFGRVEVSHISLNDNVVEGLRCLDVPAFSVQYHPEAAAGPHDSAYLFDRFIELMSSTPKPGAEGADQDSTHGEMQAAGSTQDKDAK from the coding sequence ATGACGAATAGCCCAGTAGACCTTGATCCAGTGAACCAGCCGAAGGCCGTCCTGGTCCTCGAAGACGGCACCCTGTTCCACGGCCAGCCCTACGGCGCCATCGGAACAGCCCTCGGCGAGGCGGTGTTCGCCACCGGAATGACCGGGTACCAGGAGACGATCACTGACCCGTCCTACGCCCGGCAACTGGTGGTTCAGACCGCCCCGCACATCGGGAACACCGGAGTCAACGACGAGGACGCAGAGTCCCGCAAGATCTGGGTTTCCGGTTACATCGTGCGGGATGCGGCCCGCCGGCCGTCGAACTGGCGCGCGCAACGCAGCCTCGACGAGGAACTGATCGCCCAAGGCATCATCGGGATCCAAGGCGTCGACACCCGGGCAGTGACCCGGCATCTGCGGGAACGCGGTGCGATGCGCGCTGCGATCTTCTCCGGTGCCGCGGCCGAAAGACCGGTCGACGAGCTGCTCGCCCAGGTCCGGGCCAGTGCACCGATGGAAGGGGCGAAGTTGGCCGAAGAGGTCAGCGTGCACGAAGCCTATGTCGTGGAGCCGGCCGAGCACGGCTGGACCGGGCCGGTCAAACACACGGTGGCAGCCTTGGACCTGGGCATCAAGGCGATGACCCCGCAGCGTTTCGCGGAGCGCGGCGTACGCGTCCACGTGCTGCCGGCGAGCGCCACTCTGGCGGACATCCGGGCGGTTGCGCCGGACGGCGTTTTCATGTCGAACGGTCCCGGGGATCCGGCGACCGCGGACGACCAGGTCCGGGTTTTGCGCGAAGTCCTGGATGCCAAACTGCCGTTCTTCGGCATCTGCTTCGGCAATCAGATCCTCGGCCGGGCGCTGGGCTTCGGCACCTACAAGCTGCGCTACGGGCACCGTGGAATCAATCAACCGGTGCTGGACCGGGCCACCGGCAAAGTCGAAATCACCTCGCAGAACCACGGGTTCGCGGTGGATGCACCGAAGGAACGGATCAGCGATGCCCCGGAGGCGCGCTTCGGCCGGGTCGAAGTCAGCCACATCAGCCTCAACGACAATGTCGTGGAAGGTTTGCGCTGCCTCGACGTGCCGGCGTTCTCGGTGCAATACCACCCCGAGGCCGCGGCGGGGCCGCATGATTCGGCCTACCTCTTCGACCGGTTCATCGAACTGATGTCGAGCACCCCGAAACCCGGTGCCGAAGGCGCCGATCAGGATTCCACGCACGGCGAGATGCAGGCTGCCGGCTCTACGCAGGACAAGGACGCGAAGTAA
- the pyrR gene encoding bifunctional pyr operon transcriptional regulator/uracil phosphoribosyltransferase PyrR, whose product MSNSPQEKSTVAHGRTVLGNADIDRALTRIAHEILESNKGSEGLVLLGIPRRGYPLAQRLARKIALAEPSVDPDRIVGQLDVTMFRDDLARQPTRAPQRTALPASGIDDKVVVLVDDVLYSGRTIRAALDALVDLGRPRIVRLAVLVDRGHRELPIRADHVGKNLPTSSSERVWVRLTETDGGEEQVSIQGAGPLADAAELPR is encoded by the coding sequence ATGAGCAACTCTCCGCAGGAAAAGTCCACCGTGGCACACGGCAGGACGGTCCTGGGCAACGCTGACATCGACCGTGCACTGACGCGCATCGCGCATGAGATTTTGGAATCCAACAAAGGTTCCGAGGGATTGGTCCTGTTGGGCATCCCACGGCGCGGCTATCCGCTGGCGCAACGTCTGGCCCGCAAAATCGCCCTCGCCGAACCGTCCGTCGATCCGGACCGCATCGTCGGCCAGCTCGATGTCACGATGTTCCGCGACGATCTGGCCCGGCAGCCGACCAGAGCCCCGCAGCGCACCGCCCTGCCGGCGTCGGGCATCGACGACAAAGTGGTGGTCCTGGTCGACGACGTGCTGTATTCCGGGCGGACGATCCGGGCAGCACTCGATGCCCTGGTGGACCTGGGCCGCCCGCGGATCGTCCGGCTCGCGGTCCTGGTGGACCGCGGACACCGGGAACTCCCGATTCGCGCCGACCACGTCGGCAAGAACCTGCCGACCTCGTCGAGCGAGCGGGTCTGGGTCCGGCTCACCGAGACCGACGGCGGCGAAGAGCAGGTTTCGATCCAAGGCGCCGGGCCGCTCGCGGACGCTGCGGAGCTACCGCGATGA
- a CDS encoding PrsW family intramembrane metalloprotease: MTSPQWPDPNAPRQPQQPEPAGFPQPGSQPPAPNPASPAWPGQLDQAGYFPAPNFPAPNSHFGQVPLQPVWTAQQAKRTTTSLNLILLIGITCAVAGLLGVFLILPNLYHSGGLAGMTIGFILSLFPLTAVLLTAYFIDRWEPEPKWMLGFALLWGALGSIGTTLLIQPVWVAVFRPKGLSPAMADQWLATFEAPPVEEFSKGLGILLIALFAKKYFDGPLDGVVYATVIAAGFAFTENIQYFGRAVAEATDDGALSLGISFLARGVFSPFGHALYTACTGLIIGFAARKGKTGQIIGAFFLGLIPAMYLHMVWNSAPLLAEVNDIPGYLGAIFLQSAVYQFPLIVLWVVGLVFLMRSEAKLTHRRLTEYREQGWFTPEEVNMVATQSGRRTATAWAKRVGREAVMKRFIRRATTLAYTRQRILTGKNLEQNQLDERQLLDELTALRPSVLG, translated from the coding sequence ATGACTTCCCCGCAGTGGCCGGATCCGAATGCGCCGAGGCAACCGCAGCAGCCGGAGCCGGCCGGCTTCCCACAGCCCGGCTCGCAACCCCCCGCCCCGAATCCGGCCAGCCCGGCCTGGCCGGGCCAGCTCGACCAGGCCGGCTACTTTCCGGCACCGAACTTTCCGGCACCGAACAGCCATTTCGGCCAGGTCCCGCTGCAGCCGGTGTGGACCGCGCAGCAGGCCAAGCGGACCACGACCTCGTTGAACTTGATCCTGTTGATCGGCATCACCTGCGCAGTAGCCGGTTTGCTCGGCGTCTTCTTGATTCTGCCGAATCTGTACCACAGCGGCGGTTTGGCCGGGATGACGATCGGCTTCATCCTGTCGCTGTTCCCGCTCACCGCGGTGCTGTTGACCGCCTATTTCATCGATCGCTGGGAACCGGAACCCAAATGGATGCTCGGTTTCGCCCTGCTCTGGGGTGCCCTGGGCTCGATCGGCACCACGTTGCTGATCCAACCGGTGTGGGTGGCCGTCTTCCGGCCCAAAGGATTGAGCCCGGCGATGGCCGACCAATGGCTAGCCACCTTCGAAGCGCCGCCGGTCGAGGAGTTCTCCAAGGGCCTGGGGATTCTGCTGATCGCCTTGTTCGCCAAGAAGTATTTCGACGGACCGCTCGACGGCGTGGTCTATGCCACGGTCATCGCGGCGGGATTCGCGTTCACCGAGAACATCCAATACTTCGGCCGGGCGGTCGCCGAAGCCACGGACGACGGCGCTTTGAGTCTGGGCATCAGCTTCCTGGCGCGCGGCGTGTTCAGCCCTTTCGGGCATGCTTTGTACACGGCATGCACCGGGTTGATCATCGGTTTCGCTGCCCGCAAGGGCAAAACCGGGCAGATCATCGGCGCCTTCTTCCTGGGCCTGATCCCGGCGATGTACCTGCACATGGTCTGGAACAGCGCGCCTCTGCTCGCCGAGGTCAACGACATTCCGGGCTATTTGGGCGCGATCTTCCTGCAGTCTGCGGTCTACCAATTCCCGTTGATCGTGCTGTGGGTGGTCGGCCTGGTGTTCCTGATGCGCAGCGAGGCCAAGCTGACCCATCGGCGGCTCACCGAATACCGCGAGCAGGGCTGGTTCACCCCGGAGGAAGTCAACATGGTCGCCACTCAGTCCGGTCGCCGGACCGCGACTGCCTGGGCCAAACGGGTCGGCCGGGAAGCCGTCATGAAGCGGTTCATCCGCCGGGCCACTACCTTGGCCTACACCCGGCAACGCATCCTGACCGGGAAGAATCTCGAGCAGAACCAGCTGGACGAACGCCAACTGCTGGACGAGCTGACCGCGCTGCGGCCCAGCGTGCTCGGCTGA
- a CDS encoding PH-like domain-containing protein has product MEYLWPTLFAIALVLAIFALMAAGWRSRKRAQAAFPELPAVPELADAGLTIPGQYVSTTKAGDWLDRIAVHGLGVRSGAELELHPEGVLLQRSGGVPLFLDRESIEEIRTEGGMAGKFVEKDGLVVLTWRLGEELLDTGFRTRKAEDRSRLLAALEELTRTNTEKNG; this is encoded by the coding sequence ATGGAGTATCTGTGGCCCACGCTGTTCGCGATCGCTTTGGTGCTGGCGATCTTCGCGTTGATGGCTGCCGGGTGGCGCAGCCGCAAACGTGCCCAAGCGGCTTTCCCGGAGCTCCCGGCGGTTCCGGAACTGGCCGATGCCGGTTTGACGATCCCCGGGCAATACGTGTCGACGACCAAAGCCGGCGATTGGCTGGACCGGATTGCCGTGCACGGTCTGGGCGTACGCTCCGGCGCCGAGCTGGAACTGCATCCGGAAGGCGTTCTGCTCCAGCGCTCCGGCGGCGTCCCGCTGTTCCTGGACCGGGAGTCCATCGAAGAGATCCGGACCGAAGGCGGGATGGCCGGGAAGTTCGTGGAGAAAGACGGCTTGGTGGTGCTCACCTGGCGGCTGGGCGAAGAACTGCTCGATACCGGCTTCCGGACTAGGAAAGCCGAGGACCGCAGCCGCCTGTTGGCTGCCCTCGAAGAATTGACCCGGACCAATACCGAAAAGAACGGCTGA
- a CDS encoding tetratricopeptide repeat protein, with the protein MNAARDGLSRPDARFPDWPSSYFPGISFNPDSLRSEVIDDQLCEAALNAAPDPGDRVFVLLARGRSNEAAELVAELRMADPGSLRLQVLEADVAASVNDTDRAIRLLQYLAKEQRGQASEASVRQHLGRAYFRAGKYQSAAGNFASALDLRVAAGASAALIYSSTVALQRARELSESTASVA; encoded by the coding sequence ATGAACGCAGCACGCGATGGACTGAGCCGGCCGGATGCCAGATTCCCGGATTGGCCGAGTTCCTATTTCCCCGGAATATCGTTCAATCCGGACAGCCTGCGCAGCGAAGTGATCGACGATCAGCTGTGCGAAGCGGCCCTGAATGCGGCGCCGGACCCCGGTGACCGGGTATTCGTGCTGCTGGCCCGGGGTCGGAGCAACGAGGCCGCGGAACTGGTCGCCGAACTGCGCATGGCGGATCCGGGTTCGCTGCGCCTGCAGGTCCTGGAAGCCGATGTCGCGGCCTCGGTCAACGATACCGATCGGGCGATTCGCTTGCTGCAGTATCTGGCCAAAGAACAGCGCGGGCAAGCGTCGGAGGCCAGCGTCCGGCAGCATTTGGGCCGGGCATATTTCCGGGCCGGGAAATACCAGTCCGCGGCCGGGAATTTCGCCTCGGCCCTGGACTTGCGGGTTGCCGCCGGGGCGTCGGCCGCGCTGATCTACTCTTCGACAGTAGCCTTGCAGAGAGCACGGGAACTGTCGGAAAGCACGGCTTCGGTCGCGTAA
- a CDS encoding dihydroorotase, which translates to MSGQRYLIRGAKALGGQRGDLLVGDGVILQAGDTVDPAGAVVIDADGLVALPGLVDLHTHLREPGREDAETVLTGSQAAARGGFTAVHAMANSAPVADTAGVVEQVYSLGLEAGWTEVRPVGAVTVGLAGQRLAELGAMADSRARVRIFSDDGMCVWDPVLMRRALEYVKAFDGVIAQHAQEPRLTEGAQMNEGAVSSVLGLQGWPAVAEESIIARDVLLAQHVDSRLHVCHVSTAGSVDIIRWAKAKGIKVTAEVTPHHLLLTDELVRSYDPVYKVNPPLRTGEDVQALREALADGTIDVLGTDHAPHPSEAKECEWAQAAMGMTGLETALSVVQHAMVETGLLDWSGVARITSQTPAVIGQLPWQGGSLQAGEPANLVLLDPAARWIVDPGRMATKGRNSPFAGLELPGAVVATFFAGHPTVLDGKLNSPAGAGA; encoded by the coding sequence ATGAGCGGACAGCGTTATCTGATCAGGGGCGCGAAGGCGCTCGGCGGGCAACGGGGCGACCTGCTGGTCGGCGACGGCGTGATCCTGCAGGCCGGCGACACGGTCGACCCGGCCGGCGCGGTCGTGATCGATGCGGACGGCCTGGTGGCGCTGCCCGGCCTGGTCGATCTGCACACCCATTTGCGGGAGCCCGGCCGGGAAGACGCCGAAACCGTGCTCACCGGGTCCCAGGCGGCGGCCAGGGGCGGATTCACCGCGGTCCACGCGATGGCCAACAGCGCCCCGGTGGCCGACACCGCCGGAGTCGTCGAACAGGTTTATTCGCTGGGGCTGGAAGCGGGTTGGACCGAGGTGCGTCCGGTAGGCGCGGTGACCGTCGGTCTGGCGGGCCAACGTCTTGCGGAACTCGGCGCGATGGCCGATTCCCGGGCCCGGGTCCGGATCTTCTCCGATGACGGAATGTGCGTGTGGGATCCGGTGCTGATGCGCCGGGCGCTGGAGTACGTGAAGGCCTTCGACGGCGTGATCGCGCAGCATGCCCAGGAGCCGCGGCTCACCGAGGGGGCGCAGATGAACGAGGGCGCGGTGTCCTCGGTGCTCGGTTTGCAGGGCTGGCCCGCGGTGGCCGAGGAAAGCATCATCGCCCGGGATGTGCTTTTGGCCCAGCACGTGGATTCCCGCCTGCATGTCTGCCATGTCTCGACTGCGGGCAGTGTGGATATCATCCGTTGGGCGAAGGCCAAGGGGATCAAGGTCACCGCCGAGGTCACTCCGCACCACTTGCTGCTCACCGATGAATTGGTGCGCAGCTATGATCCGGTGTATAAGGTCAATCCGCCGTTGCGCACCGGAGAGGACGTGCAAGCATTGCGGGAGGCCTTGGCCGACGGCACGATCGACGTGCTCGGCACCGACCACGCGCCGCATCCCAGTGAAGCCAAGGAATGCGAGTGGGCGCAAGCGGCGATGGGCATGACCGGTCTGGAGACCGCCCTGTCCGTGGTGCAGCACGCCATGGTGGAAACCGGCTTGCTGGACTGGTCGGGCGTGGCCCGGATCACTTCGCAGACTCCGGCCGTGATCGGCCAGCTGCCGTGGCAAGGCGGATCATTGCAAGCCGGCGAACCGGCGAACCTGGTGCTGCTGGATCCGGCGGCGCGCTGGATCGTGGATCCGGGCCGGATGGCGACCAAAGGCCGGAATTCGCCGTTCGCCGGGCTGGAACTGCCCGGTGCCGTAGTCGCGACCTTCTTCGCCGGGCACCCCACGGTGCTCGACGGAAAGCTGAATTCGCCGGCCGGGGCCGGTGCCTGA
- the nusB gene encoding transcription antitermination factor NusB, protein MAEKSGTSARSKARRRALDILFETEQRPGNSADALQRRRDSTDQVINPYTVEILDGLAQKQEEIDEFLQTYAQGWTLERMPAVDLIVLRIGAWELLYNDDVPDAVAVSEAVELARTLSTDESPQFVNGLLGRLQALKPTLLA, encoded by the coding sequence GTGGCGGAAAAATCTGGAACCAGCGCCCGGAGCAAAGCGCGCCGCCGGGCCTTGGACATTCTCTTCGAAACCGAACAGCGCCCGGGCAATTCCGCGGACGCTCTGCAGCGCCGTCGGGACAGCACCGACCAGGTGATCAATCCGTACACGGTGGAAATCCTCGACGGATTGGCGCAGAAACAGGAAGAAATCGACGAGTTCCTGCAGACGTACGCCCAGGGCTGGACCCTCGAGCGGATGCCGGCCGTGGATTTGATCGTGCTTCGGATCGGTGCCTGGGAATTGCTCTACAACGATGACGTGCCGGATGCCGTAGCGGTCAGCGAAGCGGTGGAACTCGCACGCACGCTGTCCACCGACGAGTCGCCGCAGTTCGTGAACGGGCTGCTTGGCCGCTTGCAGGCGCTCAAGCCGACGCTGCTGGCCTAG
- the efp gene encoding elongation factor P yields the protein MATTNDIKNGTVLNLDGQLWNVIEFQHVKPGKGGAFVRTKIRNVLSGKVVDKTFNAGLKIETATVDRRDYQYLYQDGEDFVFMDTQDYDQITVPGATVGDAVNFMLENQNVNIALHEGTPLYLELPASVILVITYTEPGLQGDRSSAGTKPATLETGYEIQVPLFVEQGTKVKVDTRDGSYLGRVND from the coding sequence ATGGCAACAACCAATGACATCAAGAACGGAACGGTGCTGAACCTCGACGGTCAGCTCTGGAACGTGATCGAATTCCAGCACGTGAAGCCGGGCAAGGGCGGCGCTTTCGTGCGTACCAAAATCCGCAATGTGCTCTCCGGCAAGGTCGTCGACAAGACGTTCAACGCAGGTCTGAAGATCGAAACCGCCACGGTGGACCGTCGCGATTACCAGTACCTGTACCAGGATGGCGAAGATTTCGTCTTCATGGACACCCAGGACTACGACCAGATCACGGTGCCCGGTGCCACTGTGGGCGATGCAGTGAACTTCATGCTCGAGAACCAGAATGTGAACATCGCGCTGCACGAAGGCACTCCGTTGTACCTGGAACTGCCGGCGTCCGTGATCCTGGTGATCACCTACACCGAACCGGGCCTGCAAGGCGACCGCTCGTCGGCGGGCACCAAGCCTGCCACGCTTGAAACCGGCTATGAGATCCAGGTTCCGTTGTTCGTCGAGCAGGGCACCAAGGTCAAGGTGGACACCCGCGACGGCAGCTACCTTGGTCGGGTCAACGACTGA